Proteins co-encoded in one Enterococcus mundtii genomic window:
- the pepG1 gene encoding type I toxin-antitoxin system toxin PepG1 gives MKILTKSYERRSLLSAYETIQTILGFGMFTIALISLIVKLLKNDKKK, from the coding sequence ATGAAAATACTCACAAAATCTTATGAAAGGAGAAGCCTTTTGTCTGCATACGAAACAATTCAGACCATCCTTGGCTTTGGTATGTTTACCATCGCTTTGATCAGTCTGATTGTCAAGTTGCTTAAAAACGACAAAAAGAAATAG
- a CDS encoding replication-relaxation family protein has product MIESNLRKRVVRIRELLYSKYVVLEKENTEWLILNLLHELRIMTANQILLLINQEFPIGKSSIYRRLAALLKLEMIDFIQIKEEENQRYFYLTKKGHNSIGGIYSFPKVPEYNLKHHIEVTNYLIESMRLAKTKSTFLLAQSERRQMYEKKDMSKAKKGTLFHVSDYVLRFENQMAEVSNWHFEIELTLKSQNRYTKAIFPKYLRLLTQKRNAQLIYVTPSNIIYNSLDMFKEYFLLKKQDEELKSIDASAFDRLRIVSSKEFNGVLKKMLEENDFINER; this is encoded by the coding sequence ATGATTGAGTCTAATCTGAGGAAAAGGGTGGTAAGAATTCGAGAATTACTATATAGCAAATATGTTGTCTTAGAAAAAGAAAATACAGAGTGGTTAATTTTAAATCTATTGCACGAGTTAAGAATAATGACTGCCAATCAAATCCTACTTCTGATTAACCAAGAGTTTCCTATTGGTAAGAGTTCGATTTATCGAAGGCTAGCAGCATTATTAAAACTCGAAATGATTGATTTTATACAAATTAAAGAAGAAGAAAATCAAAGATACTTTTATCTAACTAAAAAAGGGCATAATTCGATAGGAGGTATCTATTCTTTTCCAAAAGTTCCTGAATACAATTTGAAACACCATATTGAAGTCACGAATTACTTGATTGAATCGATGCGGTTGGCAAAAACAAAGTCTACATTTTTATTGGCTCAATCGGAACGTAGGCAGATGTATGAGAAGAAGGATATGTCTAAAGCAAAAAAAGGAACACTGTTTCATGTTTCAGATTATGTTTTACGATTCGAAAACCAGATGGCAGAAGTTAGTAACTGGCATTTTGAAATTGAGCTAACACTTAAATCACAGAATCGATATACGAAAGCCATTTTTCCAAAGTATCTTCGGTTGCTTACACAAAAAAGAAATGCGCAATTGATTTATGTCACACCAAGCAATATTATTTATAACTCCTTAGATATGTTTAAAGAATATTTTCTGCTCAAGAAACAAGACGAAGAGCTGAAATCAATCGATGCTTCTGCTTTTGATCGTCTGCGTATTGTATCGAGTAAAGAATTCAATGGAGTATTGAAAAAAATGTTAGAAGAAAATGATTTTATAAATGAGCGTTGA
- a CDS encoding TraM recognition domain-containing protein, producing MSIWNQGVFDATFSNNSAPTGGSQEPNGKLSQLTLVLTGVLLLFYPFTFVGLIPFGGLYWMSWKEKKQHLGRREYVPFFERFLKVSSLIYGSSFVLNLLLALALNPRAYLSCYNLFPLNFLPTKLPFTLGSFVVLLLGGLTQCAFLCVVVGFVSKRSVRSMDEEFTKLRNSREYQERKERKFEVAKEEQRRFKEEQEQLKELENDENHSHRERRKKKIDANHSGDLLVGVDEFGHRMTMDFSELNQHATFSGTTGSGKTTLNMIFVDYAIAHNIPVLYIDGKGAKDTLESIQTIAKKYDKQVKVFSDTNNVRYNPIKHGNSVMVRDRLITLAETESIFYSGAAKSLIQATVQFLDLFEIDRTLHQLSEHFLPRNVLMQFLNAQLAIKEDLLFMAVEEKEEKKKKKGSKKKEVEDSNNDEEQRKKNRLEELDVDAETSIEPVGETLIEINPEHLPLEELYYLIRRFRYLLPEKQKEMFKKLFMRYEHKDNPFYLYATSEALQTNVNMLIDSELGHLFDTSEKGVEELDLLKDSKKNEVMFLTLNGLVYKDYIKTLAQFFVTEVNYLASENYIYSNFQPFLLICDEPSVYLNDSFLDAVNKGRGAGLHTIFSPQMLADIDRIDPILTRQLVGNCNTYFIGQVNSGEEIDTWTSLIGTYNDIEKTSMVEQEYGYSDLEKTDWISSRGTVRNVRNFIVHPDELRDVRQGEFIVYRKSKSIREQASRVYVVNAANR from the coding sequence ATGAGTATATGGAATCAAGGAGTATTTGATGCGACTTTTTCCAATAATTCTGCACCTACTGGTGGCTCCCAAGAACCAAATGGAAAGCTTAGTCAGTTAACACTGGTTCTTACTGGTGTCTTATTACTCTTCTATCCGTTCACATTCGTGGGGCTAATTCCTTTTGGTGGATTGTATTGGATGAGTTGGAAAGAGAAGAAACAACACTTAGGTAGACGTGAGTATGTGCCATTTTTTGAACGTTTCTTAAAGGTGTCCTCTCTGATCTATGGGAGTAGTTTTGTACTCAATTTACTGTTGGCACTCGCACTAAATCCACGCGCGTATCTTAGCTGTTACAATTTATTTCCACTCAATTTCTTACCAACAAAACTGCCATTTACATTGGGCAGTTTTGTGGTTCTATTACTTGGTGGACTCACACAATGCGCCTTTTTATGTGTCGTCGTGGGATTTGTCAGTAAACGAAGTGTTCGTTCGATGGACGAAGAATTCACTAAACTTCGAAATAGTAGAGAATACCAAGAGCGAAAAGAAAGAAAATTTGAAGTGGCAAAAGAGGAACAACGTCGATTTAAGGAAGAACAGGAACAGCTCAAAGAACTAGAAAATGACGAGAATCATAGTCATAGAGAGCGAAGAAAGAAGAAAATAGATGCGAACCATTCAGGAGATTTATTGGTGGGTGTAGATGAATTTGGTCATCGAATGACCATGGATTTTTCTGAACTCAACCAACATGCGACCTTCAGCGGAACGACCGGAAGCGGGAAAACAACCTTGAATATGATCTTTGTGGACTATGCGATTGCGCATAATATTCCGGTACTTTACATCGATGGGAAAGGCGCAAAAGACACGTTAGAGTCAATCCAAACGATCGCAAAGAAGTATGACAAGCAGGTCAAAGTCTTTAGTGATACGAATAATGTTCGCTACAATCCAATCAAACATGGCAATAGTGTCATGGTTCGTGATCGATTGATCACACTGGCGGAAACGGAGAGTATCTTTTATTCAGGGGCTGCTAAGTCACTGATTCAAGCAACGGTTCAGTTTTTGGACCTGTTTGAAATTGATCGAACGCTCCACCAATTATCGGAACATTTCTTACCAAGAAATGTTTTGATGCAATTTTTAAACGCGCAATTGGCAATCAAAGAAGACCTTCTTTTTATGGCGGTAGAAGAAAAGGAAGAGAAGAAAAAGAAAAAAGGATCGAAGAAGAAAGAGGTAGAAGATAGTAACAATGACGAGGAACAACGGAAGAAAAATCGGTTGGAAGAATTAGATGTTGATGCAGAAACAAGTATCGAACCAGTAGGAGAAACGTTAATTGAAATCAATCCGGAACACTTACCGTTAGAAGAATTGTATTATCTTATCCGTCGATTTCGGTATCTTCTTCCTGAAAAACAAAAAGAAATGTTTAAAAAGTTGTTCATGCGCTATGAACATAAAGACAATCCCTTTTATCTTTACGCAACGTCAGAAGCACTACAAACCAACGTCAATATGTTGATTGACAGTGAACTAGGACACCTATTTGACACGTCAGAAAAAGGGGTAGAAGAGCTGGATTTGTTGAAAGACAGTAAAAAGAATGAGGTCATGTTCCTGACTTTAAACGGTCTGGTGTACAAAGATTACATTAAAACGCTCGCACAATTTTTCGTCACAGAAGTGAATTATTTAGCTTCTGAAAACTATATCTATAGTAATTTTCAACCCTTTTTATTGATCTGTGATGAGCCTTCCGTTTATTTGAACGACTCCTTTTTAGATGCAGTGAACAAAGGAAGAGGTGCTGGATTACACACAATCTTCAGTCCACAGATGTTAGCGGATATTGATCGAATCGATCCGATCCTTACGCGTCAGCTTGTAGGAAACTGTAATACCTACTTTATTGGGCAAGTCAATTCAGGAGAAGAAATCGATACGTGGACGTCATTAATCGGGACCTATAACGATATTGAGAAGACATCGATGGTGGAACAAGAATATGGTTATAGTGATTTAGAGAAGACAGATTGGATATCTTCTAGAGGAACCGTTCGGAATGTTCGCAACTTTATTGTCCATCCAGATGAGTTACGAGACGTTCGTCAAGGGGAGTTCATTGTCTATCGAAAATCGAAAAGTATTCGAGAACAAGCGAGTCGTGTCTACGTAGTAAATGCGGCGAACCGTTGA
- a CDS encoding ATP-binding protein, whose protein sequence is METQVKYAENPYDSWYRNFLFMKDGHVWVAYILDKTYFPLNDFDFFKPFVTKGKELFSHDEYEYQYMNVPTRFSLKKHMETTKNELVRGELKEVGDYYYDEAYSILNQEVKISRYTTVLLVKLTKQAIPVTPIEFITLFKESFGKRVRETLTGQPAQTQVNPKVYIDKEEELYEDLSYTKQIRRAKDEELKRIQYYFYHRNAAVIPKDFTEPEINEGIVTMHEKGYLTIQQMDQTHYIAHLPLVEFPSSLLGSGFVHEVQTSCYFPIETQIRLRFQPKEKDKSHVRKMFKRIKEQMEDHDFADAELDDDEVILIGDQRLKQLNRDLKRENRRKVDLSFWFVVSAGSVEELEQRINHLQLVLKGTDYKLYRPIADQLTYFYQSQLATPYTFFDYEQHVTTGYVMDFGLDLYRSVGNHYGLPLGRIITQKEFKNVREAIQFSSNLVFFSPHLTKKNVEGSIHANGNTVVTGPPGQGKSMLVKLIFFWLMFFGQKTLYIDPKNEMVKFVTKAKEQYAHYPEFVQLCTNIHFITLSTDPKYQGILDPLLFLPGEEGKKEARQVLFQMGEINQDPSKARGLKRIIIDAVDQVVESEEKAHLSAVIARIKQQDNDLGTVLESYKEGIGKVIIGNEHSQAIDFRSQVNVLGIQGLTMPTKEEKELGELSPEKLASEAVMDVIMHLVQVFSTNKDEDASVIIDEAKGFMDTPRGKYLAEDNLRKGRANNTDMTILMQAFSDTDNESMKELISYKFAFRPNDEEQQKKVLSFFGMQLNQKNKELIHSLVQGTCLFQDHMGRNQAIAIDVLFAEWMEAIKTTDTSDEGTQRALALEQDSHF, encoded by the coding sequence ATGGAGACCCAAGTAAAGTATGCAGAGAATCCTTATGATAGCTGGTATCGTAATTTTCTTTTTATGAAAGATGGCCATGTCTGGGTTGCCTATATCTTAGATAAAACCTATTTTCCTTTAAATGATTTTGACTTTTTCAAGCCGTTTGTCACTAAGGGGAAAGAGCTGTTTTCTCACGATGAATATGAGTATCAATACATGAATGTTCCGACAAGGTTTTCGTTAAAGAAACATATGGAGACGACAAAAAACGAATTAGTTCGTGGTGAATTAAAAGAAGTAGGCGACTACTACTATGATGAAGCGTATAGTATATTAAACCAAGAAGTAAAAATTTCGCGTTATACTACTGTCTTACTCGTAAAATTAACGAAACAAGCGATTCCTGTGACCCCAATTGAATTTATCACACTGTTTAAAGAATCGTTTGGTAAACGAGTGAGAGAAACGCTTACTGGTCAACCGGCACAGACACAAGTGAATCCTAAAGTATATATCGATAAAGAAGAAGAATTGTATGAGGACCTTTCATATACCAAGCAGATACGACGAGCAAAAGACGAAGAACTAAAACGTATCCAGTATTACTTTTATCATCGAAACGCCGCGGTCATTCCAAAGGATTTTACTGAACCAGAAATCAATGAGGGGATCGTCACCATGCACGAGAAAGGGTATTTGACGATTCAACAAATGGATCAAACCCATTACATTGCGCATTTACCACTCGTTGAATTTCCTAGTTCCTTACTTGGAAGTGGATTTGTCCATGAGGTACAAACGAGTTGTTACTTTCCGATAGAAACACAAATACGTTTGCGATTTCAACCTAAAGAAAAAGATAAAAGTCATGTGCGGAAAATGTTTAAACGAATCAAGGAACAAATGGAAGACCATGATTTTGCCGATGCAGAACTAGACGATGATGAAGTGATTTTGATTGGGGATCAACGACTTAAACAGTTGAATCGAGACTTAAAAAGAGAGAATCGACGAAAAGTCGATCTCTCTTTTTGGTTTGTCGTATCCGCAGGTTCGGTAGAAGAATTAGAACAACGTATCAATCATTTACAGCTGGTTTTGAAAGGGACGGACTACAAGTTATATCGTCCAATCGCCGATCAACTAACATACTTCTATCAAAGCCAATTAGCCACACCCTATACGTTTTTTGATTACGAACAACATGTAACGACAGGCTATGTCATGGACTTTGGTTTAGATCTTTACCGAAGCGTAGGGAATCATTATGGGCTGCCATTAGGACGAATCATTACACAAAAGGAATTTAAAAACGTGAGAGAAGCGATTCAATTTTCTAGTAATTTGGTGTTCTTTTCGCCACATTTGACCAAAAAAAATGTCGAGGGCAGTATTCATGCCAATGGGAATACAGTAGTGACAGGTCCACCTGGTCAGGGGAAATCCATGCTTGTGAAATTGATTTTCTTTTGGCTTATGTTCTTTGGGCAAAAAACGTTATATATTGATCCAAAAAATGAAATGGTTAAATTTGTGACTAAAGCGAAAGAACAATATGCTCATTATCCAGAGTTTGTTCAACTGTGTACCAACATTCATTTTATTACCTTATCCACTGATCCCAAGTACCAAGGGATTTTAGATCCTCTGCTCTTTTTACCAGGAGAAGAGGGAAAAAAAGAAGCGCGACAAGTACTTTTTCAGATGGGCGAAATCAACCAAGATCCAAGTAAGGCAAGAGGATTAAAACGAATCATTATCGATGCAGTGGATCAAGTGGTGGAATCAGAAGAAAAAGCCCATTTAAGTGCGGTCATTGCCCGAATCAAACAACAAGACAACGATTTAGGAACCGTTCTAGAAAGCTATAAAGAAGGTATTGGAAAAGTGATTATTGGAAATGAGCATAGCCAAGCGATCGACTTTCGTTCACAAGTGAATGTTTTAGGAATTCAAGGGTTAACAATGCCGACGAAAGAAGAAAAAGAATTGGGCGAACTATCCCCAGAAAAACTAGCTAGTGAAGCCGTCATGGATGTCATTATGCACCTTGTTCAAGTGTTTTCGACGAATAAAGACGAAGACGCTAGTGTCATTATCGATGAAGCCAAAGGGTTTATGGATACGCCACGTGGGAAATATCTCGCTGAAGATAATCTACGTAAAGGGCGAGCGAATAATACGGATATGACGATACTCATGCAAGCTTTTTCTGATACGGACAATGAATCCATGAAAGAGCTGATTTCTTATAAGTTTGCTTTTCGTCCCAATGACGAGGAACAACAGAAAAAAGTATTGTCCTTTTTCGGAATGCAACTCAATCAGAAAAACAAGGAATTAATTCATTCTCTTGTTCAAGGAACTTGTCTTTTCCAAGATCATATGGGAAGAAATCAAGCTATTGCCATTGATGTGTTGTTTGCCGAGTGGATGGAAGCGATCAAAACGACGGATACCTCAGATGAAGGAACGCAACGCGCATTAGCGTTGGAACAGGATAGTCATTTTTAA
- a CDS encoding TcpE family conjugal transfer membrane protein: MEYNYTREWKQPHKIYNLGPINVSRFFPEGLKLSFIVGVASIIGAVLTAWLLAAVLGITFLSNLFRQSWMIIIFLFVVALWILFSLSWDKKGFFRFVSGRYTASKHKGIQTEHTHKVCFMNTPISFNDQKKKGRVLQWRPK, from the coding sequence ATGGAATATAACTATACAAGAGAATGGAAACAGCCGCATAAAATTTATAATCTAGGACCAATAAATGTGAGCCGGTTTTTCCCCGAAGGGCTAAAACTATCATTTATAGTTGGAGTGGCTTCGATTATAGGCGCGGTACTTACCGCGTGGCTTTTAGCGGCGGTGTTAGGGATTACTTTTTTAAGTAATCTCTTTCGCCAGTCGTGGATGATCATCATTTTCTTATTCGTGGTTGCTTTATGGATTTTATTTAGCTTATCCTGGGATAAGAAAGGGTTTTTCCGGTTTGTGAGCGGACGTTATACTGCCAGTAAGCATAAAGGAATTCAAACGGAACATACCCATAAGGTCTGTTTCATGAATACCCCGATTTCATTCAATGATCAAAAGAAAAAAGGACGTGTCTTACAATGGAGACCCAAGTAA
- a CDS encoding conjugal transfer protein — translation MRESDFFDPGALQESTGKTSKAKEEPTPKKKEKTKKKKKTEKKEKPTKNSSVRFHPRTVGQWLTYFFYFTFLTMCVVSFLTFSRMNQLSQIASSGVKEAREVANIALKSSQEGDWSRYIGQEFLTTYFTVEDGMSRQDMEEKLQEYLAQGVSTNDLLQFSNGTTREVLFIQAITQTEKEEDEGRVFETIYDVDFKENDQKHSVRVSLITHVANGEVKLLHPPSFLSRQLPHNEAGNTVKGKVNEFLTEGELVDEVETERIVSFIEDFLGLYVKNDGNLKLISHVSGIEADEVRKIDVLNLVKKQEHYIAEVTYEFSFSEGIFYTSTARLKISGADSSYFVEELEPF, via the coding sequence ATGCGTGAATCTGATTTTTTTGATCCAGGCGCCCTCCAGGAGTCCACCGGCAAGACTTCGAAAGCGAAAGAAGAACCTACGCCTAAGAAAAAAGAGAAAACTAAGAAGAAAAAAAAGACAGAGAAAAAGGAAAAGCCAACGAAAAATTCAAGTGTTCGATTTCATCCGAGAACGGTTGGACAATGGCTGACTTACTTTTTCTACTTTACTTTTTTAACGATGTGCGTCGTCTCGTTTCTAACGTTTAGTCGAATGAATCAACTCAGTCAAATTGCTTCTTCTGGTGTGAAAGAGGCACGAGAAGTCGCAAATATTGCGTTGAAATCTTCTCAGGAGGGAGACTGGAGCCGCTATATCGGACAAGAGTTTTTGACCACTTATTTTACAGTGGAAGACGGAATGTCTCGCCAAGATATGGAGGAGAAGTTACAAGAATATTTGGCACAAGGAGTCTCAACAAATGACTTACTTCAATTTTCAAATGGGACAACACGCGAAGTTCTTTTTATTCAAGCAATCACCCAAACAGAAAAGGAAGAAGATGAAGGTCGGGTATTTGAAACCATTTATGATGTGGATTTTAAAGAAAATGATCAGAAACATTCCGTTAGAGTCTCATTGATTACTCATGTTGCTAATGGAGAAGTCAAGTTACTTCACCCGCCTAGTTTTCTCAGTCGTCAACTACCACATAATGAAGCAGGCAACACGGTAAAAGGAAAAGTCAATGAATTCCTGACAGAAGGCGAGCTAGTCGATGAAGTTGAAACGGAGCGAATCGTATCCTTTATTGAAGACTTTTTAGGTCTCTATGTTAAAAACGATGGGAATTTAAAACTGATCAGTCATGTTTCTGGAATTGAAGCAGATGAGGTCAGAAAAATTGACGTGTTGAATTTAGTGAAAAAACAGGAACACTATATTGCAGAAGTGACGTATGAATTCTCCTTCTCAGAAGGCATATTTTATACGTCTACGGCACGTTTAAAGATCAGTGGGGCAGATAGTTCTTATTTTGTGGAAGAGCTAGAACCTTTTTAA
- a CDS encoding peptidoglycan DD-metalloendopeptidase family protein: protein MKKFLMIQILPSLIFIGLGFLLLVGLFATGNQQTLNSEVSSVGSICSPSGDYNKDQIDEVLERAGAFKGQRAAFEHASKKHNVDPVLMIAISIHETGWGTSRALLEHNNPSGQMRGNQIIHFDTLEDGLEMTGQTLNNLWNERGLNTVEKLGSAYAPVGADNDPTNLNIHWAPTIHKFIDELGGLSGGCEGESVEGDLVTGSDGFAIPVKNYTFTSPYGPRWGSFHRGIDLAAPEGEPIYAAKDGIVSRSEYHFSWGNYVTITHEGGATTLYAHNQRNVVMVGQKVKQGELISYMGSTGHSTGPHLHLELCLDNSLAQDRLIDPYPVFFGNK, encoded by the coding sequence ATGAAAAAATTTCTGATGATCCAAATTTTACCAAGCCTTATTTTTATTGGGCTTGGTTTTTTGTTGTTGGTTGGTCTGTTCGCGACTGGAAACCAACAAACGTTGAATTCTGAAGTTTCTTCTGTAGGAAGTATCTGTTCTCCTTCTGGTGATTACAATAAGGACCAAATCGACGAAGTATTAGAACGAGCTGGAGCCTTTAAAGGGCAACGTGCAGCGTTTGAACATGCGTCAAAAAAACACAATGTTGATCCAGTTCTGATGATTGCGATTTCCATTCATGAAACAGGGTGGGGAACCAGTCGTGCCTTACTAGAACACAATAACCCTTCAGGACAAATGCGTGGAAATCAGATCATTCACTTTGACACGTTGGAAGATGGATTAGAAATGACAGGTCAAACCTTAAATAATCTTTGGAATGAACGTGGATTGAACACAGTGGAGAAATTAGGTTCTGCTTATGCACCAGTAGGAGCCGACAATGATCCGACTAATCTGAATATCCATTGGGCGCCTACGATTCATAAATTTATCGATGAATTAGGCGGTTTATCTGGCGGGTGTGAAGGAGAAAGCGTCGAGGGTGATTTAGTGACTGGCTCAGATGGGTTTGCCATTCCAGTAAAAAACTACACATTTACGTCCCCTTATGGTCCAAGATGGGGGAGCTTCCATCGAGGAATTGATTTAGCCGCTCCTGAAGGCGAGCCAATTTATGCTGCAAAAGACGGCATCGTTAGTCGTTCTGAGTACCATTTTTCGTGGGGAAATTATGTCACGATCACGCACGAAGGTGGCGCCACGACATTATATGCCCATAATCAACGAAACGTCGTCATGGTGGGGCAAAAGGTAAAACAAGGCGAACTTATTTCTTATATGGGAAGTACAGGACATAGTACCGGTCCACACTTACATTTAGAGCTTTGTTTGGACAATAGTTTAGCGCAAGACCGATTGATTGATCCGTACCCTGTATTTTTTGGTAATAAGTAA
- a CDS encoding FIVAR domain-containing protein has translation MSKNSRWQKLPRWQKLGLSFLCIGALSGFIYPVFSQNENLERTQPNEEKRPALDRIESANEKDSLLDRLKNEDQEPSVFDRVFGENQANSTFQQVFGRGEQEPIDRSMIQQVLAQVNERENAQNLVHQTEDQEPSLVSVNRPVVPSLPEEKPIILDPKEPENEDTEELPSLPSPPTPPLVPEEPVLPLPPIIGPEEPINPPIVPPIIPPVVETNYSVLEDLFVQAQAIDVSHYLSSSVSTFVYERRVSERMLVDQNSTQVQVDTQVSRLRQAMDQLVRKGDSSALKETIKQAEAIDRERYTEATVTTLDTVLEEAKQLISTDEHTQETFDRMNRRLNRAINQLEEKSAFDLALLELERLIAYAENLKIEDYTSTSYDNFNNVLIEVKSLIGETDVTEDEVIEAQERLREAIAQLELVGNTDQLVALLSEAHSLDSTQYTVESWANLVYARQEADQVIQSSEPTQEVVDQATQALSYAMSNLVLIDIEEELSEIKSIAPIAVEVEGDNMINETNLSAINSTPLLEVILNENEATNDSQKSEQEMNSSEGKLSDETEMQELPDTQETQETPIESNGSTDVETFEELSGNAGQERINVDAELISE, from the coding sequence ATGTCGAAAAATTCAAGATGGCAGAAATTGCCAAGATGGCAAAAATTGGGATTAAGTTTCCTGTGTATCGGTGCATTATCCGGCTTCATTTATCCTGTCTTTAGCCAAAATGAAAATCTGGAACGTACGCAACCTAACGAAGAGAAAAGACCCGCTTTAGATCGAATCGAATCAGCGAATGAAAAGGACTCATTACTTGATCGATTAAAGAATGAGGATCAAGAACCGTCTGTTTTTGATCGAGTATTTGGAGAAAATCAGGCGAATTCTACTTTTCAACAAGTATTTGGTCGTGGAGAACAGGAGCCAATCGACCGAAGTATGATCCAACAAGTATTAGCACAAGTCAATGAACGTGAAAATGCTCAAAATCTTGTCCATCAAACAGAAGATCAAGAACCTAGTTTAGTGAGCGTAAATCGCCCAGTTGTTCCAAGTTTACCAGAAGAAAAACCGATCATTTTAGATCCAAAAGAACCGGAGAATGAGGATACGGAAGAATTACCTAGCCTACCATCTCCCCCAACTCCACCATTGGTACCAGAAGAACCAGTACTTCCATTACCACCGATAATCGGTCCAGAAGAACCGATCAATCCGCCGATAGTTCCACCAATCATACCACCGGTTGTGGAAACAAATTATTCGGTATTAGAAGACCTCTTTGTACAAGCTCAGGCGATTGACGTGTCGCATTATTTGTCTTCGAGTGTCTCGACGTTCGTTTACGAACGGCGTGTGTCTGAAAGGATGCTCGTGGATCAAAATAGTACGCAAGTACAAGTGGATACACAAGTGTCTCGTTTACGCCAAGCAATGGATCAATTGGTAAGGAAAGGTGATTCTAGCGCTTTGAAAGAGACAATCAAACAAGCAGAAGCCATTGATCGAGAACGCTATACAGAGGCTACAGTAACCACGTTAGATACTGTCCTTGAAGAAGCTAAACAATTAATATCGACAGATGAACATACGCAAGAAACTTTTGATCGAATGAATCGTCGTTTAAATCGTGCGATTAATCAATTAGAAGAGAAAAGTGCATTTGATTTAGCTTTATTAGAGTTGGAGCGGTTAATAGCTTATGCAGAAAATTTAAAGATTGAAGACTATACGTCAACTAGCTATGACAATTTTAATAATGTATTAATCGAGGTAAAAAGTCTTATCGGTGAAACAGATGTAACCGAGGACGAAGTAATTGAGGCTCAGGAAAGACTGAGAGAAGCAATTGCACAACTGGAACTAGTAGGGAATACAGATCAGTTAGTAGCGTTACTAAGTGAAGCACATAGCCTTGACTCTACGCAATATACTGTAGAAAGTTGGGCTAATTTAGTTTATGCACGACAAGAAGCAGATCAAGTTATTCAATCCAGTGAACCAACACAAGAAGTAGTTGATCAAGCGACACAAGCGTTGAGTTATGCTATGTCTAATTTAGTATTGATAGATATAGAGGAAGAACTATCAGAGATAAAGAGCATTGCACCGATTGCTGTCGAAGTTGAAGGAGATAATATGATCAACGAAACAAATTTATCTGCAATCAATTCAACTCCTTTACTTGAAGTTATTCTCAATGAGAATGAAGCAACAAACGATTCTCAAAAATCTGAACAAGAAATGAACTCATCGGAAGGCAAACTTTCTGATGAAACAGAAATGCAAGAGTTACCAGACACACAAGAGACACAGGAGACACCAATTGAATCAAATGGATCAACGGACGTAGAAACATTCGAGGAATTGAGTGGAAATGCCGGACAAGAACGTATAAATGTGGATGCTGAGTTGATTAGTGAATGA